From the genome of Mycoplasma putrefaciens KS1, one region includes:
- the nrdF gene encoding class 1b ribonucleoside-diphosphate reductase subunit beta, giving the protein MSKEQKYYNQSVSPVEFIQKNFKGNLRSVNWNVINDEKDLEVWNRITQNFWLPEKIPVSNDLSSWRSLTPEWQQLITRTFTGLTLLDTVQATVGDVRQIDNSLTDHEQVIYSNFAFMVAVHARSYGTIFSTLCSSEQIEEAHEWVVKTESLQKRAKALIPYYAGDDPLKSKVAAALMPGFLLYGGFYLPFYLSARAKLPNTCDIVRLILRDKVIHNYYSGYKYQQKVAKLSEAKQTEMKKFVFDLMYELIDLETKYLEELYAGFGIVDDAIRFSIYNAGKFLQNLGYDSPFSEEETKIEPEIFNQLSARADENHDFFSGNGSSYVMGVSVETEDEDWEF; this is encoded by the coding sequence ATGTCAAAAGAGCAAAAATATTACAATCAGTCTGTTAGCCCAGTAGAGTTTATTCAAAAGAACTTTAAGGGTAATCTGAGATCAGTTAACTGAAACGTAATCAATGATGAAAAAGATCTAGAAGTTTGAAATAGAATTACTCAAAATTTTTGATTACCTGAAAAAATTCCTGTTTCTAATGATTTAAGTTCCTGAAGAAGTTTAACTCCAGAATGACAACAATTAATAACTAGAACTTTTACTGGTTTAACTTTACTAGACACAGTTCAAGCAACTGTTGGTGATGTCAGACAAATTGATAATTCTTTAACTGATCACGAGCAAGTAATTTATTCTAATTTTGCATTTATGGTTGCAGTGCATGCAAGATCATATGGAACAATTTTTTCAACACTTTGTTCAAGTGAACAAATTGAAGAAGCTCATGAATGAGTTGTTAAGACTGAATCACTACAAAAAAGAGCAAAAGCTTTAATTCCATACTATGCAGGAGATGATCCTTTAAAATCTAAAGTTGCTGCTGCCTTAATGCCTGGTTTTTTATTATATGGTGGATTTTACTTACCATTTTACCTATCAGCTAGAGCAAAATTACCAAACACTTGTGATATTGTTAGACTAATTCTAAGAGATAAAGTTATTCATAATTACTATAGTGGTTATAAATACCAGCAAAAAGTAGCTAAATTATCAGAAGCAAAACAAACAGAAATGAAAAAGTTTGTATTTGATTTAATGTATGAACTAATTGATTTAGAAACTAAGTATTTAGAAGAATTATACGCAGGGTTTGGAATTGTTGATGATGCTATTAGATTTAGTATTTATAATGCAGGTAAATTTTTACAAAATCTAGGATATGATTCACCATTTAGCGAAGAAGAAACAAAAATTGAACCTGAAATATTTAATCAGTTATCAGCAAGAGCTGATGAAAATCATGACTTTTTTTCAGGTAATGGTTCATCATATGTTATGGGAGTTTCAGTAGAAACTGAAGATGAGGATTGAGAATTTTAG
- the tuf gene encoding elongation factor Tu, with product MAKEQFDRSLPHVNIGTIGHVDHGKTTLTAAITKVLSEQGGAEFKDYANIDNAPEERERGITINTSHVEYKTKNRHYAHVDCPGHADYVKNMITGAAQMDGAILVVAATDGPMPQTREHILLSRQVGVPKIVVFLNKCDMVDDDEMIDLVEMEIRDLLTEYDFDGEGAPVIRGSALGALNGDAKWVGAINELMAAVDEYIPTPQRESDKTFLMPVEDVFTITGRGTVATGRVERGTVKVNEEVEIIGLKEEPTKTVVTGLEMFRKLLDFAEAGDNVGALLRGVDRNSIERGQVLAKPGTIKPHTKLKASVYALTQEEGGRHKPFFNKYRPQFYFRTTDVTGEVTLPEGTDMVMPGDNVEMEITLIKPVAIEEGTKFSIREGGRTIGAGTVISIEK from the coding sequence ATGGCAAAAGAACAATTTGACCGTAGTTTACCTCACGTTAATATTGGTACTATTGGACACGTTGACCACGGTAAAACTACTTTAACTGCTGCAATTACTAAAGTTTTGTCAGAACAAGGTGGAGCAGAATTTAAAGATTATGCTAACATTGATAATGCACCAGAAGAAAGAGAACGTGGAATTACAATCAACACTTCACACGTTGAATACAAAACAAAAAACAGACACTACGCACACGTAGATTGTCCAGGTCATGCTGATTATGTTAAAAACATGATTACTGGAGCAGCTCAAATGGATGGAGCTATCTTGGTAGTTGCTGCAACTGATGGACCAATGCCTCAAACAAGAGAACACATTCTTTTATCAAGACAAGTTGGAGTTCCAAAAATTGTTGTTTTCTTAAATAAATGTGATATGGTTGATGATGATGAAATGATCGATCTAGTTGAAATGGAAATCAGAGATCTATTAACTGAATACGACTTTGATGGAGAAGGAGCACCAGTTATTAGAGGTTCAGCTTTAGGAGCATTAAATGGTGATGCTAAATGAGTTGGAGCAATTAATGAATTAATGGCTGCAGTTGATGAATACATTCCAACTCCTCAAAGAGAGTCTGATAAAACTTTCTTAATGCCAGTTGAAGATGTATTTACAATTACTGGGCGTGGAACTGTTGCTACTGGACGTGTTGAACGTGGAACAGTTAAAGTAAATGAAGAAGTTGAAATCATTGGATTAAAAGAAGAACCAACTAAAACAGTTGTTACTGGATTAGAAATGTTCAGAAAACTGTTAGACTTTGCTGAAGCTGGAGATAATGTAGGAGCACTATTACGTGGTGTTGACAGAAACTCAATTGAACGTGGACAAGTTTTAGCTAAACCAGGTACAATTAAACCTCACACAAAACTAAAAGCATCTGTTTATGCATTAACTCAAGAAGAAGGTGGACGTCATAAACCATTCTTTAATAAATACCGTCCTCAATTCTACTTCCGTACAACTGATGTTACTGGAGAAGTTACTTTACCAGAAGGAACAGATATGGTTATGCCAGGTGACAACGTTGAAATGGAAATTACATTAATTAAACCAGTTGCTATCGAAGAAGGAACAAAATTCTCAATCCGTGAAGGTGGAAGAACAATTGGGGCTGGAACAGTTATTTCAATTGAAAAATAA
- the nrdE gene encoding class 1b ribonucleoside-diphosphate reductase subunit alpha, translated as MKDSKELILDDSNDEYIKLNARSKIFAKGQDNFKLDVQAAKSYITNHIEPRLMQFDDLKQRIDYLVANEYYDKQILDKYQFEEITELDDYAKSFNHSFPSFMGALKFFNAYALKTFDGEKYLETYTDRALMNALFLGNGSYQKAKNILKNIMLGRFQPATPTFLNAGKKHRGEYVSCYLLRTEDNMESICRTISTSLQLSKRGGGVAVCLTNLRETGSPIKNIDGLSSGPIPVMKILEDSFTYADQLGQRQGAGAVYISAHHPDIISFLDTKRENADEKIRIKSLSLGVVIPDITFELARENKEMALFSPYDVQKVYGVALSDISITEKYYEMLENPNIKKTFISARKLFLTIAELHFESGYPYLLFEDTVNRRNAHDKKGRIIMSNLCSEIVQVSTPSQYNQDLSFTKIGEDICCNLGSLNIDKMMKAGKEFEEAVDISITALDVVSRNSDLDCAPSIKFGNANNHAVGLGAMNLHGFLATNAIMYDSPEAVDFTNIFFYTLAYNAFKASNRLAKEFGKFNSFDESRFADGSWFEKYTKCQADKWTPATKKVEELFKHYQVEIPTQTQWIELVEEIKKTGLANSHLMAVAPTGSISYLSSCTPSLQPVVSTVEVRKEGKLGRVYVPAYQINFDNMGYYAVGAYEMGPDPIINIAAAAQQHVDQAISLTLFMTDKATTRDLNRAYINAFKQGCASIYYVRIRQDVLEDSENYECDACKI; from the coding sequence ATGAAAGATAGTAAAGAACTTATATTAGATGATTCTAACGATGAGTACATTAAATTAAATGCTAGATCCAAGATATTTGCAAAGGGTCAAGATAATTTCAAACTAGATGTTCAAGCCGCTAAATCTTATATTACTAATCATATTGAGCCAAGATTAATGCAATTTGATGATCTAAAACAAAGAATCGATTATTTAGTAGCAAATGAATACTACGACAAGCAAATACTAGATAAATATCAATTTGAAGAAATCACAGAATTAGACGATTATGCTAAATCATTTAATCATTCCTTTCCAAGTTTTATGGGTGCACTAAAATTTTTTAATGCTTATGCTTTAAAAACTTTTGATGGTGAGAAATATCTAGAAACATATACAGATCGTGCTTTAATGAATGCATTATTTTTAGGTAATGGTAGTTATCAAAAAGCTAAAAATATCTTAAAAAATATTATGTTAGGACGTTTTCAACCTGCAACGCCTACTTTTTTAAATGCCGGTAAAAAGCATAGAGGAGAATATGTTTCATGTTATCTATTAAGAACTGAAGATAATATGGAATCAATATGTAGAACTATTTCTACTTCTTTACAACTTTCAAAAAGAGGTGGAGGAGTTGCAGTTTGTTTAACTAATTTACGTGAAACTGGTTCACCTATTAAAAATATTGATGGGTTAAGTTCTGGACCTATTCCGGTTATGAAAATTCTAGAAGATTCATTTACATATGCTGATCAACTAGGGCAACGTCAAGGAGCTGGAGCAGTTTATATTTCAGCTCATCATCCAGACATTATTTCATTTTTAGATACTAAAAGAGAAAATGCTGATGAGAAAATCAGAATTAAATCTTTATCACTAGGAGTTGTTATTCCTGATATTACTTTTGAACTAGCGAGAGAAAATAAAGAAATGGCACTATTTAGTCCTTATGATGTTCAAAAAGTTTATGGAGTTGCATTATCTGATATTTCAATTACTGAAAAATATTATGAAATGTTAGAAAATCCAAACATTAAAAAAACATTTATAAGTGCTAGAAAATTATTTTTAACAATTGCAGAGTTACATTTTGAAAGTGGTTATCCATACTTATTATTTGAAGATACAGTTAACCGTAGAAATGCTCATGATAAAAAGGGGAGAATTATTATGAGTAACTTATGTAGTGAAATTGTACAAGTAAGTACTCCAAGTCAATACAATCAAGATTTATCATTTACAAAAATTGGTGAAGATATTTGTTGTAATTTAGGGAGCTTAAACATAGATAAAATGATGAAGGCTGGTAAAGAATTCGAAGAAGCTGTTGATATTTCAATCACTGCATTAGACGTTGTATCAAGAAATTCTGATTTAGATTGCGCTCCATCAATTAAATTTGGAAATGCAAATAATCATGCAGTTGGATTAGGAGCAATGAATTTACACGGATTTTTAGCAACTAATGCTATTATGTATGATTCACCTGAAGCTGTTGATTTTACAAATATCTTCTTTTATACACTTGCTTATAATGCCTTTAAAGCTTCAAATAGATTAGCTAAAGAATTTGGAAAATTTAATTCTTTTGATGAGTCAAGATTTGCTGATGGTTCATGATTTGAAAAATACACAAAATGCCAAGCTGATAAATGAACTCCAGCTACTAAAAAAGTTGAAGAGTTATTTAAGCATTATCAAGTTGAAATTCCTACACAAACACAATGGATCGAACTAGTTGAAGAGATTAAAAAGACTGGATTAGCAAATTCACACTTAATGGCTGTTGCTCCAACTGGTTCAATTAGTTATTTATCATCATGTACACCTTCTTTACAACCTGTTGTTTCAACAGTTGAAGTTAGAAAAGAAGGAAAACTAGGTAGAGTTTATGTTCCGGCTTATCAAATTAATTTTGATAATATGGGTTATTATGCAGTTGGTGCTTATGAAATGGGTCCAGATCCAATCATTAACATAGCTGCAGCAGCCCAACAGCATGTTGATCAGGCTATTTCATTAACTTTATTTATGACTGACAAAGCAACAACAAGAGATTTAAACCGTGCTTATATTAATGCCTTTAAACAAGGATGCGCATCAATTTATTATGTAAGGATTCGTCAAGATGTTTTAGAAGATAGCGAAAATTATGAATGTGATGCATGCAAAATTTAG
- a CDS encoding alpha/beta hydrolase produces the protein MKKNNKICSVNKSNFLKIFLYLIFIYPFTFKKQQKYIDQFINFCFDYKRFDDFINTYEQHLDDLKNKNINKALIKKEQIKEFELTNQHGEISCLKITNNHSKKWVIGLHGWTENKYLALRLVQQFLKDDYNILTFDQFAHGKSYGEFTDTGQSTIEMIDTVIKYLKEIEQAQEIGMIGNSMGASTSVLFAQTSNYKNQINWIVADCGFSNLIRQFRWYMSTQLFKKDWWKISIGVAKKFNKHVSTDVRNYDLLKKMNQVKTPILFIHSKGDTFINYLMSVEMYQKANQDITFIWTPPKSEHVRTIAEYPEKYYKEVKKFIKRTMHKIS, from the coding sequence ATGAAGAAAAATAACAAAATTTGTTCAGTAAATAAATCTAATTTTTTAAAGATATTTTTATATTTAATTTTTATTTATCCTTTTACTTTTAAAAAACAGCAAAAATATATTGATCAATTTATTAACTTTTGTTTTGACTATAAGAGATTTGATGATTTTATTAATACTTATGAGCAGCATCTTGATGATCTAAAAAATAAAAATATTAATAAGGCTCTAATTAAAAAAGAGCAAATCAAAGAATTCGAATTAACTAATCAACATGGTGAAATCAGTTGTCTAAAAATTACAAATAATCATTCTAAAAAATGAGTTATTGGGTTACACGGTTGAACTGAAAATAAATATTTAGCTTTAAGATTGGTTCAACAATTTCTAAAAGATGATTATAATATTCTGACTTTTGATCAATTTGCACATGGTAAAAGTTATGGAGAATTTACTGATACTGGTCAAAGTACTATAGAAATGATAGACACAGTTATTAAATACTTAAAAGAAATAGAACAAGCTCAGGAAATTGGAATGATTGGAAATAGTATGGGTGCTAGTACTTCAGTTTTATTTGCTCAAACTTCAAATTATAAAAATCAAATTAACTGGATTGTAGCTGATTGTGGTTTTTCTAATTTAATAAGACAATTCAGATGATATATGTCTACACAATTATTTAAAAAAGATTGATGAAAAATAAGTATTGGGGTAGCCAAAAAATTTAATAAGCATGTTTCGACTGATGTTAGAAATTATGATTTATTAAAAAAGATGAATCAAGTTAAAACACCAATTTTATTTATTCATTCTAAAGGTGATACTTTTATTAATTATTTAATGAGTGTGGAAATGTATCAAAAAGCAAATCAAGATATTACTTTTATTTGAACACCACCAAAAAGTGAGCATGTTAGAACAATTGCTGAATATCCAGAAAAGTACTATAAAGAGGTCAAGAAATTTATCAAAAGAACAATGCACAAAATATCATAA
- a CDS encoding MurR/RpiR family transcriptional regulator: MNVIEKIKQNKTRLSPQEMKVCDFILDNISDYKDFSVKSLAKRLDVNPSVITKTLIKLEIGGFKQLIYSLESNTTYFKNLVSKPNNYLIDDFQKRLILSFKHLQNNLDLNKIKQAVNKLLKSKRIIIFATGKTKILANFLFFSLIELNLNVQLYSDLYDSNAYQADNATIIVLSLSGNNSKINRYLNLIHNQKINTLIAISSTQTFKTNINFDFHFYGNNNDFFINDNKTNPMIEKYKVQYILDLFILTIINQIDADNIKFQEKVRTANSV, from the coding sequence ATGAATGTTATTGAAAAAATTAAGCAAAATAAAACTCGTTTGTCACCACAAGAAATGAAAGTATGTGACTTTATACTTGACAATATTTCAGACTATAAAGATTTTTCTGTAAAATCTCTAGCTAAAAGATTGGATGTAAATCCTTCAGTTATTACCAAAACATTAATCAAGCTTGAGATTGGAGGTTTTAAGCAATTGATTTATAGTTTAGAAAGTAACACCACCTATTTTAAAAATCTTGTTTCAAAACCTAATAATTATTTAATTGATGATTTTCAAAAGCGACTAATTTTAAGTTTTAAACATCTACAAAATAATCTTGATCTAAATAAAATTAAACAAGCTGTTAATAAGCTTTTAAAAAGTAAAAGAATTATTATTTTTGCAACAGGTAAAACCAAAATCCTTGCTAATTTTTTATTTTTTTCACTAATAGAATTGAATTTGAATGTGCAACTTTATTCAGATTTATATGATTCAAATGCCTATCAAGCAGATAATGCTACAATTATTGTTTTGTCATTATCTGGAAATAATAGTAAAATTAATCGTTATCTTAATTTAATACATAACCAAAAAATCAATACTTTAATAGCTATTAGCTCAACTCAAACTTTCAAAACAAACATCAATTTTGATTTTCACTTTTATGGTAATAATAATGATTTTTTTATCAATGATAATAAAACAAATCCTATGATAGAAAAATATAAAGTCCAATATATTTTGGATCTCTTTATTTTAACTATTATCAACCAGATCGATGCAGATAATATAAAATTTCAAGAAAAAGTTAGAACAGCTAATTCAGTTTAG
- a CDS encoding dual specificity protein phosphatase family protein, with amino-acid sequence MPCEKIIDNIYLGDQFSKKLVNPKKELKISNIFYNILANSDQPILYKTKNFILTENKLAINLLDSHDYRDFSDDLFAPAIKFLLENPLNEKLYTHCQLGISRSASTIFIFLVIKNVIDNNLDFQQALKKYVTEIYPFMKVNLGVYTYLKNNYPFNNLKQLAKKDWKDLK; translated from the coding sequence GTGCCTTGTGAGAAAATTATTGATAACATTTATCTAGGTGATCAATTTTCTAAAAAACTAGTTAACCCTAAAAAAGAATTAAAAATAAGTAATATTTTTTACAATATTTTAGCTAATAGTGATCAACCAATACTTTATAAAACAAAAAATTTTATTCTAACTGAAAATAAGTTAGCAATTAATTTATTAGATTCTCATGATTATAGAGATTTTAGTGATGATTTATTTGCTCCAGCAATTAAGTTCTTATTAGAAAATCCGCTTAATGAAAAATTATATACTCACTGTCAATTAGGAATTAGTAGAAGTGCATCAACAATTTTTATCTTTTTAGTTATTAAAAATGTTATTGATAATAACTTAGATTTCCAACAAGCTTTAAAAAAATATGTAACTGAAATTTATCCTTTTATGAAAGTTAATTTAGGAGTTTATACATATTTAAAAAATAATTATCCTTTTAATAATTTAAAACAACTAGCTAAAAAAGATTGAAAGGATCTTAAGTAA
- the nrdI gene encoding class Ib ribonucleoside-diphosphate reductase assembly flavoprotein NrdI has translation MHNNVKLVSDKDVVKPKGKPFMVYFSSISNNTHRFVQKLEIENLRIPYELEDSIKVDKDYVLCTPTYSGGGEHLAGAVPKQVIKFLNDPDNRKFCKGVIASGNTNFGDTFGIAGPIISKKLNVPFLYQFELLGTQHDVIQIKEILNKFWEEGNNER, from the coding sequence ATGCATAATAATGTCAAACTAGTTAGTGATAAAGATGTTGTCAAACCAAAGGGAAAACCTTTTATGGTTTATTTTTCATCAATATCAAATAATACTCATAGATTTGTGCAAAAACTAGAAATTGAAAATTTAAGAATTCCATATGAATTAGAAGATTCAATTAAAGTCGATAAAGACTATGTTTTATGTACCCCAACTTATAGTGGTGGAGGCGAACACTTAGCTGGTGCTGTTCCAAAACAGGTGATTAAGTTTTTAAATGATCCAGATAATCGCAAATTTTGTAAAGGAGTAATTGCCTCAGGAAACACCAATTTTGGTGACACTTTTGGGATTGCAGGACCAATTATTTCTAAAAAATTAAATGTTCCGTTTTTATATCAATTTGAATTGCTAGGTACACAACATGACGTAATACAAATCAAAGAAATATTAAACAAGTTTTGAGAAGAGGGAAATAATGAAAGATAG
- a CDS encoding PTS transporter subunit EIIC: MNKQPTKSKFSKQKLKSRLSSFRASLESFGRAILVPVTVIPLLALIGAIGYTGQAILAQLYPQGSGTKPPEAATLIVNAIKDLGMIAITNIDFLVAVGLAAGLAKSEKVSAALSGLMAYAAIHLGTSLMLKIIYTPEQLKEITKAFGLSIRFGVLSFQYSAFGGMIAGLIGYLVHKYTYKLKFPEVLSFFGGPKFSPVAATLVGWVFGLGLGFVWIYISKGLYASGKGLQNLGAFSPFLYASAERALLPFGIHHVLNFFVYYTPVGASWKAPDGTTIEGVISVSLAKLAHNTPILAKETWVINGTYVTKIFSLTGATLAMFFLIPKKNRKVFGSSIISAGAVSALSGVTEPIEFTFLFVAPILYVVHVFLSGFQNMIMYLLNFGAVTTRGSGIITWLIVNPANWRLIQNVWGTWVVGPIMSGIYFVIFYFMIKKFNFKTPGRDETGLTHLITKKEYKKAQEDKSEEKELQHELEELTAKEAKTAKKEEFDDEFINNIIQGCGGAENIKIMANCVTRLRVTMHDKSKFNKEIVDKTNPYGYKEIGDQVQIIYGPKVTNIATLVREKLGVES; this comes from the coding sequence ATGAATAAACAACCGACAAAATCTAAGTTTAGCAAGCAAAAACTAAAATCACGTTTGTCAAGTTTTAGGGCAAGTCTTGAGTCTTTTGGTCGTGCTATTTTAGTTCCAGTTACTGTTATTCCGCTACTGGCATTGATTGGTGCTATTGGATATACTGGTCAAGCTATTTTAGCTCAATTATATCCTCAAGGAAGTGGTACCAAACCTCCAGAAGCCGCAACTTTAATTGTTAATGCTATCAAAGATTTGGGAATGATTGCCATTACTAACATTGACTTTTTAGTAGCAGTTGGACTAGCTGCAGGACTAGCAAAATCAGAAAAAGTCTCAGCAGCACTTTCTGGGCTAATGGCTTATGCAGCTATTCATCTAGGAACATCACTTATGCTTAAAATTATTTATACTCCAGAACAATTAAAAGAAATAACAAAAGCATTTGGTCTAAGTATAAGATTTGGAGTGTTGTCATTTCAATATAGTGCCTTTGGTGGAATGATTGCTGGATTAATAGGATATCTGGTGCACAAATACACTTATAAATTAAAATTTCCTGAAGTACTTTCATTTTTTGGAGGACCTAAATTCTCACCAGTTGCAGCAACTTTAGTAGGATGAGTATTTGGTTTAGGTTTAGGATTTGTATGAATTTATATAAGTAAAGGGTTATATGCTTCAGGTAAAGGATTACAAAATCTAGGTGCTTTTTCACCATTCTTATATGCATCAGCAGAACGTGCTTTACTTCCATTTGGAATTCATCACGTATTAAATTTCTTTGTTTACTACACTCCTGTTGGTGCTAGTTGAAAAGCTCCTGATGGAACAACAATCGAAGGAGTAATTTCTGTCTCTCTTGCTAAATTGGCACATAACACTCCTATTTTGGCAAAAGAAACTTGAGTTATTAATGGAACTTATGTAACTAAAATTTTTAGTTTAACTGGCGCAACTCTAGCTATGTTCTTTTTAATACCTAAGAAAAATAGAAAAGTTTTTGGATCTTCAATTATTTCTGCTGGTGCAGTATCAGCACTATCAGGAGTAACTGAACCAATTGAATTTACATTCTTATTCGTAGCTCCAATTTTATATGTTGTACACGTATTTTTATCTGGATTTCAAAATATGATTATGTATCTATTAAATTTTGGAGCAGTTACAACTAGAGGTAGTGGAATTATTACTTGATTAATAGTAAATCCTGCTAACTGAAGACTAATTCAAAATGTTTGAGGAACTTGGGTTGTTGGTCCAATAATGTCTGGAATTTATTTTGTGATATTCTACTTTATGATTAAAAAGTTTAACTTCAAAACTCCAGGACGTGATGAAACAGGTCTAACTCACTTAATCACTAAAAAAGAATATAAAAAAGCCCAAGAAGACAAATCTGAAGAAAAAGAACTACAACATGAATTAGAAGAATTAACAGCAAAAGAAGCAAAAACTGCTAAAAAAGAAGAATTTGATGATGAATTTATTAATAACATTATTCAAGGTTGTGGTGGAGCTGAAAACATTAAAATTATGGCCAACTGTGTGACTAGACTAAGAGTTACAATGCATGATAAGTCTAAATTTAATAAAGAAATTGTTGATAAAACAAATCCTTATGGATACAAAGAAATTGGAGATCAGGTTCAAATTATTTACGGACCTAAAGTAACAAACATCGCAACATTGGTTCGTGAAAAGTTAGGAGTTGAGTCATAG